The proteins below are encoded in one region of Clostridium estertheticum:
- a CDS encoding winged helix-turn-helix transcriptional regulator, translating to MTEDKFLLPDCPLEYATNIIGGKWKMRLIWELHQADYVRFNQLKRQLNGITDMMLAKILKELVKENIVKRVQYNEIPPHVEYSLTTNGLNLVNALNEVTKWSKGTHNAPN from the coding sequence TTGACCGAAGACAAATTCTTACTTCCAGATTGTCCACTTGAATATGCAACTAATATTATAGGCGGAAAATGGAAAATGAGACTTATATGGGAATTACATCAAGCAGATTATGTTAGATTTAATCAATTAAAACGGCAATTAAATGGCATTACAGATATGATGCTCGCTAAAATTTTAAAAGAACTAGTAAAAGAAAATATAGTTAAAAGGGTTCAATATAATGAAATTCCTCCACATGTGGAATATTCTCTAACTACAAATGGATTAAATTTAGTGAATGCATTAAATGAAGTTACAAAATGGTCAAAAGGAACGCATAACGCACCAAATTAA
- a CDS encoding DsbA family oxidoreductase: MKIEIWSDYACPYCYIGKRRLEKALESFSDRKDIEISFKSFELDPSASYKTTTNTRERISVKYRMSSEKAQQMIDSITEYAKSVGLDFNYNTVRYTNTFDAHRIAKYAETKGKGIEISEKLLHAYFTENKQMSDHKVLTDIAIEFGLDKLEVEDILNGKKFAEDVRNDEYEAGKLGIHAVPFFLINEKYSISGAQPSEVFEKTFEKALQEEKTMENDNLGGMVCNSDGCSIPNNK, translated from the coding sequence ATGAAAATAGAAATATGGTCAGATTACGCATGTCCATACTGTTATATAGGAAAACGTAGATTAGAAAAGGCTTTAGAGAGTTTTTCGGATAGAAAAGATATAGAGATTAGTTTTAAAAGTTTTGAACTAGATCCAAGTGCTAGTTATAAAACAACAACAAATACGAGAGAAAGAATTTCAGTAAAATATCGTATGAGTAGTGAAAAAGCACAACAGATGATAGATAGTATAACTGAATATGCTAAAAGTGTTGGACTAGATTTTAATTATAATACAGTACGTTATACAAATACATTTGATGCTCATCGTATTGCAAAATATGCAGAAACTAAAGGAAAAGGAATAGAAATTTCAGAAAAATTATTACATGCATATTTTACTGAAAATAAACAAATGAGTGATCATAAGGTATTAACTGATATTGCTATTGAATTTGGTTTAGATAAATTAGAAGTAGAAGATATATTAAATGGTAAAAAGTTTGCAGAGGATGTTCGCAATGATGAATATGAAGCTGGTAAACTTGGAATACATGCAGTTCCATTCTTTTTGATTAACGAAAAATATTCAATTTCAGGCGCCCAACCATCAGAAGTATTTGAGAAGACTTTTGAAAAAGCATTACAAGAAGAAAAAACAATGGAAAATGACAACTTAGGCGGTATGGTTTGTAATAGTGACGGCTGTAGTATTCCAAATAATAAATAA
- a CDS encoding MBL fold metallo-hydrolase → MIIELPVTGVFTTNSYFLIDSESNHAFLIDPGAEASKLLNYIRENNLIIEKILITHGHFDHIGAVKEISEALNIPVYVHENGKKYIQNTIWNLSSSCGQDITIEATNYMKNNDLIKLEANSKIKLRVIYVAGHTLDGVVFYSENEKAAFVGDSIYNGEIGISDYYGGDLVTLLTEVKHKILTMPEDTVLYPGHGQTTTVRRVKNTNSYFRMSD, encoded by the coding sequence ATGATTATAGAATTACCAGTAACAGGTGTTTTTACAACAAATTCATATTTTTTAATAGATAGTGAAAGTAATCATGCCTTTCTAATTGATCCAGGTGCAGAAGCTAGTAAATTATTAAATTATATAAGAGAAAATAATTTAATAATTGAAAAAATTCTTATAACACATGGCCATTTTGATCACATTGGTGCAGTAAAAGAAATAAGTGAAGCACTAAATATACCAGTTTATGTACATGAGAATGGTAAAAAATATATCCAAAACACAATATGGAATTTGTCATCTAGTTGTGGACAGGATATTACTATAGAAGCAACAAATTACATGAAAAATAATGATTTAATTAAATTAGAAGCTAATTCTAAAATAAAATTAAGAGTTATTTATGTTGCAGGCCATACTTTAGATGGGGTAGTTTTTTATAGTGAAAATGAGAAAGCAGCATTTGTAGGAGATAGTATTTATAATGGTGAGATAGGTATAAGCGATTATTATGGTGGAGATTTAGTTACATTGCTTACTGAAGTTAAACATAAAATTTTAACGATGCCAGAAGACACTGTACTTTATCCAGGACATGGTCAGACAACAACGGTAAGGCGTGTCAAAAATACAAATTCTTATTTTCGAATGTCTGATTAG
- a CDS encoding methyl-accepting chemotaxis protein: protein MFKSIRKNLIFNFVAMAAIILIINTTFSTYQMVTGLQNQMKYDGSNLANIIKISIENAGTDNISKIQSIVDENYKQSEGNLFYIGVISPDSILLAGSAKDSIGQKIDLKELDETLKGKTEAYMSEFKNTPAYNVTVPIKQGDKVVLSVSVGISVNNMENAIRGAIVKAIIVSIIILMLVTVAGIIIGKRIAEPIESIERTVEEVGKGDLTSEYTVKGKDEIGRLAYTSNETAKSLRVLIKKIKSISLSLNNISQDISTGGEEVALASEEIAAAVTSVSEQGINQTEALSDALKILEDFSSDLNNVSGKLVKLAQDGEEIKNDSTKGAENITTLSNTIEDMQKSFHTVRNKVENLDETISQINSIVDVINSVAKQTNLLALNASIEAARAGESGRGFSVVAEEIKKLAEEVLNSAKDITGLVNKVMKKTKDVSETTDFAANIVEESKENIAESVSVFKEVINKINNIPVKINEVNEVLQRTMKGKDKILSTVERIASNSEEISSLSEEVTASTEEQAAITNGIAITANKLLNMAKDLEKNTSSFKV from the coding sequence ATGTTTAAGTCTATAAGAAAAAATTTAATTTTTAATTTTGTAGCCATGGCTGCAATTATTTTAATAATTAATACTACTTTTTCAACTTATCAAATGGTAACAGGATTACAAAATCAAATGAAATATGATGGTAGTAATCTAGCAAATATTATAAAGATAAGCATAGAAAATGCTGGAACTGATAATATCAGTAAAATACAATCTATAGTTGATGAAAATTATAAGCAATCAGAGGGAAATTTATTTTATATAGGGGTAATTTCACCTGATAGCATACTTTTAGCAGGGAGCGCAAAGGATTCCATTGGACAAAAAATAGATTTAAAAGAATTAGATGAGACTTTGAAAGGAAAGACTGAAGCTTATATGTCTGAATTTAAAAATACGCCTGCATATAATGTAACAGTACCTATAAAACAAGGAGACAAGGTAGTGTTGAGTGTTTCAGTAGGTATTTCTGTGAATAATATGGAAAATGCAATAAGAGGTGCTATAGTAAAAGCTATTATTGTTAGTATTATTATTTTAATGCTGGTTACTGTTGCTGGAATAATAATAGGAAAAAGAATAGCTGAGCCTATAGAAAGCATAGAACGTACCGTTGAAGAAGTAGGGAAAGGAGATTTAACTTCAGAATATACCGTTAAAGGGAAGGATGAAATTGGCAGGCTTGCTTATACAAGTAATGAAACCGCAAAAAGTCTTAGAGTACTTATAAAGAAAATTAAATCTATTTCTTTAAGTTTAAATAATATATCACAAGACATTTCAACTGGTGGTGAAGAAGTGGCCTTAGCCAGTGAAGAAATTGCAGCAGCCGTTACAAGCGTATCTGAACAGGGTATAAATCAAACTGAGGCTTTATCAGATGCACTTAAAATTTTAGAAGATTTTTCATCAGACTTAAACAATGTAAGCGGTAAATTAGTTAAACTAGCTCAAGATGGAGAAGAAATAAAGAATGACTCAACTAAAGGGGCAGAAAATATAACTACTTTATCAAATACTATAGAAGATATGCAAAAATCCTTTCATACTGTAAGAAATAAAGTCGAAAATTTAGATGAAACTATATCACAAATTAATTCTATTGTAGATGTTATAAATAGTGTAGCTAAACAAACAAATCTATTAGCATTAAATGCATCTATAGAAGCAGCAAGAGCGGGAGAATCAGGAAGAGGTTTTTCAGTTGTAGCTGAAGAAATAAAAAAACTTGCTGAAGAAGTTTTGAACTCTGCTAAAGATATAACGGGTTTAGTTAATAAGGTTATGAAAAAAACAAAGGATGTTTCAGAAACTACTGATTTTGCAGCTAATATAGTAGAGGAAAGTAAAGAAAATATAGCAGAATCAGTAAGTGTTTTCAAGGAGGTTATTAATAAAATAAATAACATTCCAGTAAAAATAAATGAAGTTAATGAAGTGCTTCAAAGAACTATGAAAGGCAAAGATAAAATTTTATCTACAGTAGAGAGGATAGCCTCAAATTCAGAGGAAATCTCATCACTTTCAGAAGAAGTTACAGCGTCCACAGAAGAACAAGCTGCTATAACTAATGGAATAGCTATTACAGCTAACAAATTACTTAATATGGCGAAGGATTTAGAAAAGAACACTTCAAGTTTTAAAGTGTAA
- a CDS encoding FAD-dependent oxidoreductase encodes MFKHLLEPGKIGNMTLRNHVIMGPTETHFATSDGQVTQREIDYYVRRAKGGVGLIVTHQIAGNTKLDPIDPYPRSLRLDDNAYIPMLCELTEAVHLEGAKIAPLVSPGGGAQALGTPYDSGSESVYDIPNVGPSEIQCPVAQKKVRKLTVDEIKKSVEVFGLCARRAKIAGFDAFYIHAHCGYLIAEFLSPYFNNRDDEYGGSLENRARFLLELVASCKKNAGDDFPIVVRMAIDEYIGEAGRGVEETVKLAKMLEKAGVAAIDCGAGLFMTMPLICPTIYHEKGCLVHLAEAIKNAVSIPVIAQGRLQDPELAEQVLADGKADFVSLSRAWIAEPDWVNKIKAGDQEGIRRCVSCNHCIGNRIFNNLTIRCALNPTVGRESKYGDGIPMAAKKKHVVVIGAGPAGLEVSYMLVMRGHSVDLYEKSGELCGGQIKAAMCPPGKSVLANIQRFYNAQFSKIKNLTVHFNYKMTEEKIASLHADAVVLATGGQPVIPKIPGLSLGENIVTADDVLIGKSEATGRVLVAGGGQIGIETAHYLREKGMEVGVVELLPELAMNEEPLTRLTILPIIAKSGIEVYTSHKIQKVENNKLTALDINNNETKKLSFDTLVLAFGTKPVRYLEDSLKSKFQEYYMVGDAVSTANIQKAIESGFFTALKI; translated from the coding sequence ATGTTTAAACATTTACTTGAACCAGGTAAGATTGGTAATATGACACTTCGTAATCATGTCATTATGGGGCCAACAGAAACTCATTTTGCTACTTCTGATGGTCAGGTTACTCAGCGCGAAATTGATTATTATGTCAGAAGGGCAAAAGGCGGAGTAGGTCTTATCGTTACGCATCAGATAGCGGGAAATACAAAGCTTGACCCTATTGATCCATATCCAAGATCATTACGTCTTGACGACAATGCCTACATTCCAATGCTTTGCGAGTTGACAGAAGCTGTACATCTAGAAGGAGCCAAGATTGCTCCATTAGTTTCACCAGGCGGTGGTGCACAGGCTCTTGGGACACCGTATGATAGTGGTTCAGAGAGTGTCTATGATATTCCTAATGTAGGGCCAAGTGAGATTCAGTGTCCTGTAGCACAGAAAAAAGTAAGAAAACTGACTGTAGATGAAATTAAGAAGTCTGTCGAGGTCTTTGGTTTATGTGCAAGACGCGCCAAGATTGCCGGCTTCGATGCATTCTATATTCATGCACATTGCGGTTATTTGATAGCTGAATTCCTTTCACCATATTTCAACAACAGGGATGATGAATATGGCGGAAGCTTGGAGAACAGAGCTCGTTTTCTTCTTGAACTGGTTGCTTCATGTAAGAAGAATGCTGGAGATGATTTTCCGATTGTTGTAAGAATGGCAATTGATGAATATATCGGTGAAGCCGGCAGAGGTGTGGAAGAGACTGTCAAACTTGCAAAGATGCTTGAGAAGGCAGGAGTAGCGGCTATCGATTGCGGAGCAGGTTTGTTCATGACCATGCCACTTATTTGTCCGACCATATATCATGAAAAAGGTTGTTTAGTACATTTGGCAGAAGCCATTAAGAATGCAGTGAGTATTCCTGTAATCGCTCAAGGTAGACTGCAGGATCCTGAACTTGCTGAGCAGGTGCTTGCAGATGGAAAGGCAGATTTTGTTTCCTTGTCCCGTGCATGGATTGCTGAACCGGATTGGGTAAATAAGATCAAAGCTGGCGATCAGGAAGGTATTAGAAGATGCGTTTCATGTAACCATTGTATCGGAAACCGTATCTTCAATAACCTGACGATTCGCTGCGCATTGAATCCGACAGTAGGTCGAGAATCAAAATATGGCGATGGCATTCCAATGGCAGCAAAGAAGAAACATGTTGTTGTTATTGGTGCAGGCCCTGCAGGACTGGAGGTTTCATACATGCTTGTAATGCGCGGCCATTCTGTTGATTTATATGAAAAGTCAGGAGAATTATGCGGAGGCCAGATCAAGGCTGCTATGTGTCCTCCTGGAAAGAGCGTATTAGCGAATATTCAACGCTTCTACAATGCACAATTCTCTAAAATAAAAAATTTAACCGTTCATTTTAATTATAAGATGACAGAAGAGAAGATTGCGTCTCTTCATGCAGATGCAGTCGTTCTTGCTACTGGAGGCCAACCGGTGATTCCGAAGATTCCGGGTCTTTCCCTAGGAGAGAATATAGTGACTGCTGACGATGTACTTATTGGAAAATCTGAAGCTACAGGCAGGGTGCTGGTCGCAGGTGGCGGGCAGATAGGTATAGAAACTGCCCATTACCTTAGAGAGAAAGGGATGGAAGTAGGCGTCGTAGAACTGCTTCCGGAACTGGCAATGAATGAGGAACCTCTGACGCGACTTACGATCCTTCCTATTATCGCAAAGTCCGGAATCGAAGTTTACACCAGTCACAAAATTCAGAAAGTAGAAAATAATAAGCTTACCGCTTTGGATATTAACAATAACGAGACTAAGAAATTATCTTTTGATACTTTAGTGCTCGCATTTGGAACAAAACCGGTACGCTATCTGGAGGATAGTCTGAAATCAAAATTCCAGGAATACTATATGGTAGGTGATGCCGTTTCAACGGCCAACATTCAGAAAGCAATAGAATCAGGATTCTTTACGGCCCTGAAAATATGA
- a CDS encoding TetR/AcrR family transcriptional regulator, translated as MANERTLKQKLNKSKILDATIQLLKEKGVEKVTVRNVCAKAGIAVGTFYYYFQNKDDLMFYFVSKGFYDAEIRSPENNITGRIIELYMILINHYQELGLPFMKSFYSNNNLALSAYMTETDGKFQMNSILAKSEDEMEKAYKLGLIVEGTDLHMVCKDLCTIIKGSVFEWCLCNGSMDIDPVVSRIITRYLDGYLVKK; from the coding sequence ATGGCTAATGAGAGAACCCTGAAGCAGAAATTGAATAAATCAAAAATATTGGATGCTACCATTCAACTTTTAAAGGAAAAAGGTGTTGAAAAGGTTACTGTACGGAATGTATGTGCGAAAGCGGGCATTGCAGTCGGGACTTTCTATTATTATTTTCAGAATAAGGATGATCTTATGTTTTATTTCGTATCTAAAGGTTTTTACGATGCGGAAATTAGGTCACCTGAAAACAATATTACGGGCAGAATCATCGAACTTTATATGATCTTGATCAATCATTATCAGGAACTTGGGCTCCCGTTTATGAAGAGCTTCTATTCTAATAATAACTTGGCGTTGTCTGCGTACATGACAGAAACTGATGGTAAGTTCCAGATGAATTCCATCCTGGCAAAAAGCGAAGATGAAATGGAGAAGGCTTACAAGCTGGGACTGATAGTGGAGGGAACAGACCTACATATGGTCTGTAAAGACTTGTGTACAATCATCAAAGGATCTGTCTTTGAATGGTGTCTTTGCAATGGCTCTATGGATATAGATCCCGTAGTTTCAAGAATCATAACCAGATATCTTGATGGCTATTTAGTAAAAAAATGA
- the pflA gene encoding pyruvate formate-lyase-activating protein, which yields MVKGKIHSIETMGLVDGPGIRVVVFFQGCKLRCAYCHNPDTWQLSGGTEMTPDEIVKKIVRFKPYFNRSGGGVTFSGGDPLLQPEFLLECLKLCKQNGIHTALDTAGFGDGNYDEILKYTDLVLLDIKQTTGKGYVALTGKDTTDVNIFLESLRKSKSRVWVRHVVVPGITDSEEHITKLAKIINEEVPNLDKVELLSYHVLGVSKYEELSIPYKLKGVDAMDKDKTKKLQTLIDSLLNIK from the coding sequence ATGGTAAAAGGTAAAATTCATTCTATCGAAACTATGGGACTAGTTGATGGTCCAGGAATAAGAGTTGTAGTTTTCTTTCAAGGTTGTAAATTAAGATGTGCCTATTGCCATAATCCCGATACTTGGCAGTTGAGTGGTGGTACAGAAATGACTCCTGATGAAATTGTTAAAAAAATAGTTCGTTTCAAACCATACTTTAACAGATCTGGTGGCGGGGTTACTTTCTCTGGTGGCGATCCACTGCTTCAACCAGAATTTCTACTTGAATGTTTAAAATTATGTAAACAAAACGGCATCCACACAGCTCTAGATACAGCTGGTTTTGGTGATGGTAATTACGATGAAATTTTAAAATATACTGATTTAGTGCTACTCGATATAAAACAAACAACTGGTAAAGGGTATGTCGCTTTGACCGGAAAAGATACTACAGATGTTAATATATTTTTAGAATCACTTCGAAAATCAAAATCAAGAGTTTGGGTAAGACATGTTGTTGTACCTGGTATTACAGATTCAGAAGAACATATAACAAAACTTGCTAAAATTATTAATGAAGAAGTACCTAATTTAGATAAAGTAGAACTTCTTTCATATCATGTTTTAGGAGTTAGTAAATACGAAGAGTTATCTATACCTTATAAACTTAAAGGGGTAGATGCAATGGATAAAGATAAAACTAAAAAACTACAAACATTAATTGATAGTTTACTTAATATCAAATAA
- the pflB gene encoding formate C-acetyltransferase, with product MTKQWNGFKGDSWKNKIDVKDFIQKNYTLYEGDDSFLVGKTDKTNKVWDKANSLILEEIKKGIIDVETNEISGIDNFKPGYIDKENEVIVGLQTDAPLKRIVNPFGGFRMVEQSLEEYGYKLNKDIKEFFPKYRKTHNEGVFDAYTDATKVARNVGLLTGLPDAYGRGRVIGDYRRIALYGLDFLVEQKKKDLKELTGHASDDLIRHREEVSMQIRALGQIKSMALKYGVDLSTPSTTACDAVQAVYLGYLAGIKENNGAAMSLGRTTTFLDIYFERDLKSGLITEDEAQEIIDQFVIKLRMARHLRTPEYNDLFGGDPNWVTESIGGVALNGTPMVTKNSFRFLHTLTNLGSAPEPNMTVLWSEKLPETFKKYCAKMSIETDALQYENDDVMRPIYGDDYGIACCVSAMEIGKRMQFFGARANLAKSLLLSLNGGVDELKGKLVVPGIEKTTDVVLDYNKVRKMYSKVLEYVANMYVDTMNTIHYMHDKYAYEAGQLALHDTDLKYFMAFGVAGLSIAADSLSAIKFAKVSPIRNADGITIDFKTEGDFPKYGNDDDRVDDLAVELIKEFSNALKKHPAYKGAEHTLSALTITSNVVYGKKTGTTPDGRKQGVPLAPGANPTQGNDENGALASLNSVAKIPYRTYCQDGVSNTFSIVPAALGIDESTRINNLVFLLDGYFAQAAHHLNVNVLNREVLIDAMENPDKYPTLTIRVSGYAVHFNRLSKEQQLEVISRTFHKKI from the coding sequence ATGACTAAACAATGGAATGGTTTCAAAGGAGATTCATGGAAAAATAAAATAGATGTGAAAGACTTTATTCAAAAAAACTATACCTTATACGAAGGTGATGATAGTTTTTTAGTAGGAAAAACTGATAAGACCAATAAAGTTTGGGACAAAGCTAATTCCCTTATATTAGAAGAAATCAAAAAAGGTATTATAGATGTTGAAACTAATGAAATTTCAGGTATAGATAACTTTAAACCTGGATATATTGATAAAGAAAATGAAGTAATTGTTGGATTACAAACAGATGCTCCATTAAAAAGAATAGTAAATCCATTTGGTGGCTTTAGAATGGTAGAACAATCACTTGAGGAATATGGCTACAAATTAAACAAGGATATAAAAGAATTTTTTCCAAAATACAGAAAAACTCATAATGAAGGAGTTTTTGATGCCTACACTGATGCTACTAAAGTTGCGAGAAATGTAGGGTTATTAACTGGACTTCCAGATGCATATGGCCGTGGAAGAGTAATTGGAGATTATAGAAGAATTGCTCTTTATGGATTAGATTTTCTAGTTGAACAGAAGAAAAAAGATTTAAAGGAACTTACAGGTCATGCATCAGATGATCTAATAAGACATAGAGAAGAAGTAAGTATGCAAATAAGAGCACTTGGTCAAATTAAAAGCATGGCCCTAAAATACGGTGTTGATTTATCCACACCATCTACTACGGCTTGCGATGCTGTTCAAGCAGTTTACCTTGGATATCTTGCAGGAATAAAAGAAAATAATGGTGCTGCAATGTCACTAGGAAGAACTACTACTTTCTTAGATATTTACTTTGAAAGAGACTTAAAATCTGGATTAATAACAGAAGATGAGGCTCAAGAGATTATCGATCAATTCGTAATTAAACTTAGAATGGCAAGACATCTAAGAACTCCTGAGTATAATGATTTATTTGGTGGAGATCCTAATTGGGTAACCGAATCTATTGGAGGTGTTGCACTTAACGGCACTCCAATGGTAACAAAAAATTCTTTTAGATTCCTTCATACATTAACAAATCTAGGATCAGCACCAGAACCTAATATGACAGTACTTTGGTCAGAAAAATTACCAGAAACTTTCAAAAAGTATTGTGCTAAAATGTCTATTGAAACTGATGCACTTCAGTATGAAAATGATGATGTAATGAGACCTATTTATGGAGATGATTACGGAATTGCTTGCTGCGTTTCTGCTATGGAAATAGGAAAGAGGATGCAATTCTTTGGAGCAAGAGCTAACCTTGCAAAATCATTATTATTATCACTTAATGGTGGAGTTGATGAATTAAAAGGTAAACTTGTAGTACCTGGAATCGAAAAGACTACTGATGTAGTTCTTGACTACAACAAAGTTAGAAAGATGTATTCAAAAGTTTTAGAATATGTTGCTAACATGTACGTAGATACAATGAATACCATACATTATATGCATGATAAATATGCTTATGAAGCTGGACAACTTGCTCTTCATGATACCGATCTTAAATACTTCATGGCATTTGGAGTAGCAGGACTTTCAATTGCAGCCGATTCATTAAGCGCTATAAAGTTTGCTAAGGTATCTCCAATAAGAAATGCTGATGGCATAACAATTGATTTTAAAACTGAAGGAGATTTCCCTAAATACGGTAATGATGATGATAGAGTTGATGATTTAGCTGTTGAACTTATCAAGGAATTCAGCAACGCTCTAAAAAAACATCCTGCATATAAGGGAGCAGAACATACCTTGTCAGCACTTACTATTACATCAAATGTAGTTTATGGTAAAAAGACAGGTACAACTCCTGATGGAAGAAAACAAGGTGTACCACTTGCTCCCGGAGCAAACCCAACACAAGGCAACGATGAAAACGGAGCACTTGCATCATTAAATTCAGTTGCTAAGATTCCTTATAGAACTTATTGCCAAGATGGAGTTTCAAATACATTTTCAATAGTACCAGCTGCACTTGGAATAGACGAATCTACAAGAATAAATAATCTAGTTTTCCTTTTAGATGGTTATTTCGCACAAGCTGCACATCATTTAAATGTAAATGTATTAAATAGAGAAGTTTTAATAGATGCTATGGAAAACCCAGACAAATATCCGACATTAACAATAAGAGTTTCAGGATACGCTGTTCATTTCAACAGATTATCTAAAGAACAACAACTAGAAGTTATAAGCAGAACTTTCCATAAAAAAATCTAA
- a CDS encoding sugar phosphate isomerase/epimerase family protein, whose product MDIGLSSACFYPKLNTEHSIQTMKELGFNFGEIFLNTQSEYKEEFIRVLLEKKELYEFNVNSVHAFSASFEPYLFDKYDRRRKDVLKQFKEVVRAAKILGASCYTFHGMRYADFDELDTKFIVDIYNELSYITLDAGIKLAQENVSWCMSANLEFLTLLSQKCKYPIYYTLDLKQACKANIPIEKYIKVMGSNIVNLHINDRDDNSPCLLPGKGNLDYDDIARNLKNVNYSGKGIIEVYSNNFSSYEELTKVKDLVSGKFNNVATLQETI is encoded by the coding sequence ATGGATATAGGATTATCTTCAGCATGTTTTTATCCTAAATTGAATACAGAGCATAGTATACAAACGATGAAAGAGTTAGGATTTAATTTTGGCGAAATATTTTTAAATACGCAAAGTGAGTATAAAGAGGAATTTATAAGAGTACTACTGGAAAAAAAAGAACTATATGAATTCAATGTAAACTCAGTTCATGCATTTTCAGCTTCTTTTGAACCATATCTTTTTGATAAATATGACAGAAGACGTAAAGATGTGTTAAAACAATTCAAAGAAGTTGTTAGGGCAGCAAAGATTTTAGGCGCAAGTTGTTATACATTTCATGGTATGAGGTATGCTGATTTCGATGAACTTGATACTAAATTTATTGTAGATATATATAATGAACTTTCGTATATAACGCTCGATGCAGGAATTAAATTGGCACAGGAAAATGTCTCATGGTGCATGTCGGCGAATTTAGAATTCTTAACTCTTTTGTCGCAGAAATGCAAATATCCAATATATTACACTTTGGATTTGAAACAAGCATGCAAAGCTAATATTCCTATAGAAAAGTATATTAAAGTTATGGGAAGTAACATTGTGAATCTTCATATTAATGATAGAGATGATAATTCACCTTGTCTTTTACCTGGGAAAGGGAATTTAGACTATGATGACATTGCAAGAAATCTTAAAAATGTTAACTATAGTGGAAAAGGAATTATAGAAGTGTATAGTAACAATTTTTCAAGTTACGAGGAACTTACAAAGGTGAAGGATTTAGTTTCGGGAAAGTTTAACAATGTTGCAACTTTACAAGAGACAATTTGA